One window of the Allosaccharopolyspora coralli genome contains the following:
- a CDS encoding SDR family oxidoreductase: MAEQGVPTSQGSGPPLEGTVALVAGATRGAGRGIAVELGAAGATVYVTGRSTRSRRSEYDRPENIEDTADLVTEAGGTGIPVRVDHLEREEVRALVERIDRDRGHLDVLVNDVWGGENLFAWGKPLWEQSLDDGLRLLRLGVETHLVTSHAALPLLVRKPGGLVVEVTDGTHEFNEAHYRGECSMFYDLAKVSVARLGRAQAEELRPFGGTALTVTPGWLRSEMMLDAFGVTEDTWRDAVPEVPHFCISESPRFVGRGVAAVAADPGRERWSTQSVSSGHLAQVYGFTDVDGSRPDAWRYITDVERPGHPADATGYR, from the coding sequence ATGGCAGAGCAGGGCGTCCCCACATCCCAGGGAAGCGGCCCCCCGTTGGAGGGCACGGTCGCGCTGGTCGCGGGGGCTACGCGCGGCGCCGGGCGCGGGATCGCCGTCGAACTCGGTGCCGCGGGTGCGACGGTCTACGTCACGGGCCGCAGCACCCGCTCGCGGCGTTCGGAGTACGACCGGCCGGAGAACATCGAGGACACCGCGGATCTGGTGACCGAAGCGGGTGGGACGGGCATCCCGGTCCGGGTCGATCACCTGGAACGCGAGGAGGTCCGCGCGCTGGTGGAGCGGATCGACCGCGACCGCGGTCACCTCGACGTGCTCGTCAACGACGTCTGGGGCGGGGAGAACCTGTTCGCCTGGGGGAAGCCGCTGTGGGAACAGTCGTTGGACGACGGGTTGCGACTGCTGCGGCTCGGTGTGGAGACGCATCTGGTCACCAGCCACGCGGCGCTGCCGTTGCTGGTCCGGAAGCCGGGCGGTCTCGTCGTCGAGGTCACCGACGGCACGCACGAATTCAACGAGGCGCACTATCGGGGCGAGTGCTCGATGTTCTACGACCTCGCGAAGGTGTCGGTGGCCCGGCTCGGGCGCGCCCAGGCCGAGGAACTGCGTCCGTTCGGCGGCACGGCGCTCACCGTGACGCCGGGATGGTTGCGTTCGGAGATGATGCTCGATGCGTTCGGAGTCACCGAGGACACCTGGCGGGACGCTGTGCCCGAGGTTCCGCATTTCTGCATCTCGGAGTCGCCCCGCTTCGTCGGTCGCGGGGTGGCGGCGGTCGCCGCCGACCCGGGGCGCGAACGCTGGTCCACGCAGTCGGTGTCGAGTGGTCACTTGGCGCAGGTGTACGGCTTCACCGATGTGGACGGGTCGCGACCCGACGCGTGGCGCTACATCACCGACGTCGAGCGGCCCGGCCATCCCGCGGACGCCACCGGCTACCGCTGA
- a CDS encoding MFS transporter translates to MRTYAECLRHRHVGHLVSSNIVGRLPNGMGPLVVALFLRAQGFEYGTVGVLAALYGVAAAVGGPVLGRLVDLHGQARVLVVSVLASTAGFCALALSTSDQVLLAGVAIVVAGAFTPPLEPCLRSLWPRVFGSRRLVNAAYALDAALQEVIFVAGPLLVIVAVQAFGEPGAVVLTGGLALVGTLVFVAAPPVRQWRPEPRQADWLGPLRSSDLRVLLGAFLFVGATLGLLTIVVVGYSEAQRSTNLSGLILGANALGALVGGLTYGTRDWPLQPRDRLTWLVLGLALGYVPLAFAPAPGLILPLAVLSGLFLAPALACTFVVIGDSVPAGTTTEAFAWLITVFMMGNAVGSGVAGALLQQWGVAVAFVAPAASAFLALAVLASARSWRTVPAVQR, encoded by the coding sequence GTGCGCACGTACGCCGAATGCTTGCGGCACCGTCACGTCGGCCATCTCGTCTCGTCCAACATCGTCGGACGGCTGCCCAACGGGATGGGTCCGCTCGTCGTCGCGCTGTTCCTGCGTGCGCAGGGATTCGAGTACGGGACCGTCGGCGTGCTCGCCGCGTTGTACGGGGTCGCAGCCGCGGTCGGTGGCCCCGTGCTCGGCAGGCTCGTCGATCTTCACGGGCAGGCGCGGGTGCTAGTGGTGAGTGTTCTCGCCTCCACAGCCGGGTTCTGTGCCCTTGCTCTGTCCACATCGGACCAAGTTCTGCTCGCGGGTGTCGCGATCGTCGTGGCCGGGGCGTTCACTCCTCCGCTGGAGCCGTGCCTGCGGAGCCTGTGGCCGCGAGTGTTCGGCAGCCGGCGGCTCGTCAACGCGGCCTACGCGCTCGACGCGGCGCTGCAGGAAGTCATCTTCGTCGCAGGACCACTGCTCGTCATCGTGGCCGTGCAAGCATTCGGCGAGCCCGGTGCGGTCGTGCTCACCGGTGGACTCGCCCTGGTGGGCACGCTCGTGTTCGTCGCCGCACCACCCGTGCGGCAGTGGCGGCCGGAACCCCGGCAGGCCGACTGGCTCGGGCCGCTGCGCTCCTCCGATCTGAGAGTGCTGCTCGGGGCCTTCCTGTTCGTGGGTGCCACTCTCGGGCTACTGACCATCGTCGTCGTCGGCTACAGCGAAGCCCAGCGGTCGACGAACCTCTCCGGGCTGATCCTCGGAGCCAACGCGCTCGGAGCGCTCGTCGGCGGGCTCACCTACGGCACCCGTGACTGGCCGCTTCAGCCGCGCGACAGGCTCACGTGGCTCGTACTCGGCCTCGCCCTCGGCTACGTGCCGCTCGCGTTCGCCCCGGCGCCCGGGTTGATCCTTCCCCTCGCCGTCCTCAGTGGACTGTTCCTGGCGCCCGCGCTCGCGTGCACCTTCGTCGTGATCGGCGACAGCGTCCCTGCCGGTACGACCACCGAGGCTTTCGCGTGGCTGATCACCGTGTTCATGATGGGCAACGCCGTCGGTTCCGGCGTCGCAGGGGCGTTGCTGCAACAGTGGGGAGTGGCCGTCGCGTTCGTCGCCCCCGCTGCCAGCGCGTTCCTGGCTCTCGCTGTGCTGGCCTCGGCGCGATCCTGGCGAACCGTGCCTGCCGTTCAGCGGTAG
- a CDS encoding nitric oxide synthase oxygenase codes for MSDETPSTFFHGVGHATRPFSTVAAAQRTERLRVRREPAVDLREAEDFLRLFHGETDQLRRVDARIAEVRREIAATGTYRHTGPELAFGARVAWRNSARCIGRLYWKSLRVRDLRDSHDAAEVAADCIDHLRIATNGGKIRPVISIFPPDTPQSLAPRIWNEQLIRYAGYATPDGGTLGDPRYREFTRSMIGRGWPPPTAKSSFDVLPLAVETIHEGVKLFPLPDDAVLEVPLTHPELPWFGAAGLRWHAVPVISNMRLSIGGVSYPAAPFNGWYMGTEIGARNLADHDRYDLVPWVADRLGLDTTRESTLWRDRALVELNRAVLHSYAEAGVTITDHHTESQRFLTHLAREESAGRTCPADWSWIVPPISGGHTPVFHRYYDEDRLVPEFVTDDDAVHRALHG; via the coding sequence CTGAGCGACGAAACTCCGTCGACGTTCTTCCACGGCGTCGGCCACGCGACCCGTCCCTTCAGCACGGTCGCCGCGGCGCAACGAACCGAACGTCTGCGGGTGCGGCGAGAACCTGCGGTCGATCTGCGCGAGGCCGAGGACTTCCTCCGTCTGTTCCACGGCGAAACCGACCAGCTGCGCCGGGTCGACGCTCGCATCGCCGAGGTGCGGCGCGAGATCGCGGCGACCGGCACCTACCGGCACACCGGGCCGGAACTGGCCTTCGGAGCGCGCGTCGCGTGGCGCAACAGTGCACGCTGCATCGGCAGGCTCTACTGGAAGAGCCTGCGCGTGCGGGATCTCCGCGATTCGCACGACGCCGCCGAAGTCGCCGCCGACTGCATCGACCATCTCCGGATCGCCACCAACGGCGGCAAGATCCGGCCTGTCATCAGCATCTTCCCGCCCGACACGCCGCAGTCGCTCGCCCCGCGCATCTGGAACGAACAGCTGATCCGCTACGCCGGGTACGCCACGCCGGACGGCGGCACTCTCGGCGATCCGCGCTACCGCGAGTTCACCCGCTCCATGATCGGGCGTGGCTGGCCGCCACCGACCGCCAAGAGCTCGTTCGACGTCCTGCCACTCGCCGTCGAAACCATCCACGAGGGCGTGAAGCTGTTTCCGCTGCCCGACGACGCGGTGCTCGAGGTTCCGCTGACACACCCCGAACTACCGTGGTTCGGTGCGGCGGGGCTGCGTTGGCACGCGGTGCCGGTGATCAGCAACATGCGGCTGTCGATCGGCGGTGTCTCCTACCCGGCCGCCCCGTTCAACGGCTGGTACATGGGCACCGAGATCGGCGCGCGCAATCTCGCCGACCACGACCGCTACGACCTCGTACCGTGGGTCGCCGACCGGCTCGGGCTCGACACGACGCGAGAATCCACTCTGTGGCGGGACCGGGCACTCGTCGAGCTCAACAGGGCCGTCCTGCACTCCTATGCCGAAGCGGGCGTCACCATCACCGACCATCACACCGAATCCCAGCGTTTCCTGACCCATCTCGCCAGGGAGGAATCCGCCGGACGCACGTGCCCCGCCGACTGGAGCTGGATCGTGCCGCCGATCTCGGGCGGCCACACTCCCGTGTTCCACCGCTACTACGACGAAGACCGGCTGGTGCCGGAGTTCGTCACCGACGACGACGCCGTCCACCGAGCCCTGCACGGCTGA
- a CDS encoding NPP1 family protein, with amino-acid sequence MSIEQETSVRPCTASRPPRFGKISFALRSVVVACVLVVTVPTASAWAEPPEALPSSAEEPDGKWQPAFDYDTDGCYPTPAVGPGGEIAEGLDTSGALNGNCRDRSDLDNTNSYARSRCDDNGWCAYLYDLYFEKDQVVPGADAFGHRHDIEHVVVWVYEDQAEYVSVSAHGDYSTYPRSDVAWEGTHPKVVYHKDGASTHAFRLAKADEQPENHYGEWQYPDLVSWDHFPDGVRDALTSADFGSASLAIKDGSFEDNLGKAKPDEIEFNPHE; translated from the coding sequence ATGTCGATCGAACAGGAGACCAGCGTGCGGCCATGCACGGCATCGAGGCCACCACGGTTCGGGAAGATCTCGTTCGCGCTCCGTTCCGTGGTCGTCGCGTGCGTGCTGGTCGTCACCGTACCCACCGCGTCCGCGTGGGCCGAGCCACCGGAAGCACTTCCGTCGAGCGCCGAGGAACCGGACGGCAAGTGGCAACCGGCCTTCGACTACGACACCGACGGTTGTTACCCGACTCCTGCGGTGGGGCCCGGCGGCGAGATCGCCGAAGGTCTCGACACTTCCGGTGCACTGAACGGAAACTGCCGCGACCGGTCCGACCTCGACAACACCAACTCCTATGCGCGGTCCCGGTGCGACGACAACGGCTGGTGCGCCTACCTGTACGACCTGTACTTCGAGAAAGACCAGGTCGTGCCGGGGGCGGATGCGTTCGGGCACCGGCACGACATCGAACACGTCGTGGTGTGGGTGTACGAGGATCAAGCCGAGTATGTCTCCGTGTCGGCTCACGGCGACTACTCGACGTATCCCCGATCGGACGTCGCCTGGGAAGGAACGCACCCGAAGGTCGTCTACCACAAGGACGGCGCCAGCACGCACGCGTTCCGGCTGGCGAAGGCGGACGAACAGCCCGAAAACCACTACGGCGAGTGGCAGTATCCGGATCTGGTCAGTTGGGACCACTTTCCCGACGGTGTCCGTGACGCGTTGACGAGCGCTGACTTCGGCAGTGCCAGCCTCGCGATCAAGGACGGCAGTTTCGAGGACAACCTCGGGAAAGCCAAGCCGGACGAGATCGAGTTCAACCCTCACGAGTGA
- a CDS encoding chitinase → MAAAEPSTSEAAAPDYAPYLYTGWGDPPDPVAVMNETGTRAFTLAFVLSNGQCDPQWDGSRPLSGGADESTIQAIRDAGGDVVPSFGGWSGQKLEVSCPDASALADAYFKVIDTYGLSAIDIDIEADAYDDPAVRQKTVDALKLVKDSKPDVRVYVTFGTGQDGPDTSLIDTAAASGLTVDAWTIMPFNFGGNDQDMGELTVRAAEGLKNAVRNAYGYDDAEAYAHSGISSMNGRTDVGEVVDQDDFRTIVDYANANDLGRLAYWSVNRDRSCEGGGTDSCSGVPQQDWEFTRIFAGFQ, encoded by the coding sequence GTGGCCGCCGCCGAACCGTCCACATCGGAGGCGGCGGCACCCGACTACGCGCCCTATCTGTACACCGGCTGGGGAGATCCGCCCGACCCGGTCGCCGTCATGAACGAGACCGGGACGAGGGCGTTCACCCTCGCCTTCGTTCTCAGCAACGGGCAGTGCGATCCGCAGTGGGACGGTTCTCGCCCTCTCTCGGGCGGGGCGGACGAATCCACGATCCAGGCCATCCGCGACGCGGGTGGCGACGTCGTGCCGTCCTTCGGCGGATGGAGCGGCCAGAAACTCGAAGTCAGCTGTCCCGACGCGAGTGCGCTGGCCGACGCCTACTTCAAGGTGATCGACACGTACGGGTTGTCTGCGATCGATATCGACATCGAAGCGGACGCATACGACGACCCGGCCGTCCGTCAGAAGACCGTCGACGCCCTGAAGCTGGTGAAGGACAGCAAACCGGACGTCCGGGTGTACGTCACCTTCGGCACCGGGCAGGACGGCCCGGACACGAGCCTGATCGACACGGCCGCTGCCTCCGGACTCACCGTCGACGCCTGGACGATCATGCCGTTCAACTTCGGTGGCAACGACCAGGACATGGGTGAACTCACCGTGCGCGCCGCGGAGGGACTCAAGAACGCGGTCCGGAACGCCTACGGCTACGACGACGCAGAGGCCTACGCCCACAGCGGGATTTCCTCCATGAACGGCCGGACAGACGTCGGAGAGGTCGTGGACCAGGACGACTTCCGCACGATCGTCGACTACGCCAATGCCAACGACCTCGGCAGGTTGGCGTACTGGTCGGTCAACCGCGACCGGTCGTGCGAGGGCGGCGGTACGGACTCGTGTTCCGGCGTTCCCCAGCAGGACTGGGAGTTCACTCGTATCTTCGCCGGGTTCCAGTGA
- a CDS encoding glycoside hydrolase family 16 protein yields the protein MKMPRGQGMWPAFWMLGDDCGDVGWPDCGEIDVMENIGSEPGTVHGTLHGPGYSGSDGLGSSYSLPDGQDFADDFHVFAVDWLPEAITWSVDGQVYGTKTPADTGGDPWVFDTPFFLILNLAVGGDWPGDPDETPSSPQQLIVDYVRVSSES from the coding sequence ATGAAAATGCCGCGCGGGCAGGGAATGTGGCCGGCGTTCTGGATGCTCGGTGACGACTGCGGTGATGTCGGGTGGCCGGATTGTGGCGAGATCGACGTCATGGAGAACATCGGCTCGGAACCGGGCACCGTGCACGGCACTCTGCACGGGCCGGGCTACTCGGGTTCCGACGGACTCGGCAGTTCCTACTCGTTGCCGGACGGGCAGGACTTCGCCGACGACTTCCACGTCTTCGCGGTGGACTGGTTGCCCGAGGCGATCACTTGGAGTGTCGACGGCCAGGTCTACGGCACCAAGACCCCGGCGGACACGGGCGGCGACCCGTGGGTCTTCGACACACCCTTCTTCCTGATCCTCAACCTCGCCGTCGGTGGTGACTGGCCAGGAGATCCGGACGAGACACCGAGTTCCCCCCAGCAACTCATTGTCGACTACGTGCGCGTCAGCAGCGAGAGCTGA
- a CDS encoding glycoside hydrolase family 16 protein, whose translation MAVMVVALSATAATAASPEAPAEPRVTFEDHFDGPAGSGIDESRWSYDTGDNVNNHERQWYTSGTDNAALDGNGNLVITAKKENTGQECWYGPCEYTSARLSSAGKVHPGPRSCRGAHENAARAGNVAGVLDAR comes from the coding sequence GTGGCCGTGATGGTGGTCGCGCTGTCCGCGACCGCAGCGACAGCGGCCTCCCCCGAAGCACCTGCGGAACCAAGGGTCACCTTCGAGGACCACTTCGACGGCCCGGCGGGAAGCGGTATCGACGAGAGCCGCTGGAGCTACGACACCGGCGACAACGTGAACAACCACGAACGGCAGTGGTACACCTCGGGCACCGACAATGCCGCGCTCGACGGCAACGGAAATCTGGTGATCACCGCGAAAAAGGAGAACACCGGGCAGGAATGCTGGTACGGGCCGTGCGAGTACACCTCCGCCAGGTTGTCGAGCGCCGGAAAAGTTCACCCAGGCCCACGGTCGTGTCGAGGCGCGCATGAAAATGCCGCGCGGGCAGGGAATGTGGCCGGCGTTCTGGATGCTCGGTGA
- a CDS encoding ESX secretion-associated protein EspG — protein sequence MGLAGRWQLHPLHLYLVRYFLKLDDLVLPLEGPSYGRTTQQVGEIAQREYPTMEQLGIVVADEIDTELAEALTVLTKPHYWVDSLWFPRLDSDHMWRTVAVITEGDRVVLGVQTPGETERHGGTLTVEIHENIPLPQVLLPTLPPAPPGNRGVAKVPVSAFQQRMRQSDEDEGHDSFMESATRRRGSSGEQQLALYDAIADAQHVRAGQIAANLRDRNGKVNRSTVLKWFDNVQPDGRYLDHVEGSATGEQLMAFTPADARLIGAKINDLVSSVR from the coding sequence GTGGGCCTCGCAGGCCGTTGGCAGCTTCATCCGCTGCACCTGTATCTCGTGCGGTATTTCCTGAAGCTGGATGATCTCGTGCTGCCGCTGGAAGGGCCGTCCTACGGGCGCACGACCCAACAGGTCGGTGAGATCGCGCAGCGGGAGTACCCCACGATGGAGCAGCTCGGCATCGTGGTCGCCGACGAGATCGACACCGAACTCGCCGAGGCGCTCACGGTGCTCACCAAACCCCATTACTGGGTCGATTCCCTGTGGTTTCCGCGGCTCGACAGTGACCACATGTGGCGAACCGTCGCCGTGATCACCGAAGGCGACCGCGTCGTCCTCGGTGTGCAAACGCCCGGCGAAACCGAACGGCACGGCGGCACACTCACGGTCGAGATTCATGAGAATATTCCCCTTCCGCAGGTTCTGCTACCGACCCTGCCGCCGGCGCCTCCCGGTAACCGGGGCGTGGCCAAGGTCCCTGTCAGCGCCTTTCAGCAACGCATGCGACAGTCCGATGAGGACGAAGGTCACGACAGTTTCATGGAGTCGGCGACGCGGCGACGCGGCAGTAGCGGAGAGCAACAACTGGCCCTGTACGACGCCATCGCGGATGCCCAGCACGTCCGGGCGGGTCAGATCGCCGCGAACCTGCGCGACCGCAACGGGAAAGTGAACCGGTCCACGGTGCTGAAATGGTTCGACAACGTTCAGCCCGACGGCCGCTACCTCGACCATGTCGAAGGAAGCGCCACGGGTGAGCAGTTGATGGCCTTCACCCCTGCCGACGCGCGACTCATCGGCGCGAAGATCAACGACCTCGTCTCCTCCGTTCGGTGA
- a CDS encoding PPE domain-containing protein produces MGLWDTISDTAQDVKAGLIGGETSAQEEARERSEAAQEHGVEERERIAQESRSLERGVSEFDPASISTCENWAGYSHRELFDRNQKLNEGTANETAEAWSGLAGALREIGGSYASGLQQKVRGGWEGEAADQAAAVGDPLSRWMDSSSDAFELTGNKVREASSAAGQTKQMVPEPEGHNYARTAANVGAGAVVPMVGPVLAGADAVSQMRERQEAERGAQETMGRVLGSTYNNVDAQMPAYQDIHGKPAPPPPPPPPASINPPPPPVDPGTVGGSGVGGSGGGAGGVQGSSAVGTGPNLSGGPAGSSSAWVPGGSGGSGAGGSPIGQGPGGSAGSGGPGGVGGVFGPGGAGGGRGAGGGRGAGGGRGAGGGRGAGGLGGAGRAGGGAVAPVASAVAPRVEPVAPVASAVAPLVEPVARVASVAARPVEPVVPVSSEPADAPESAAWAVVPVAQAAPLVARPVVLQAVPHAAVWEAPWVVPVRAARAATRPNTSARAGSKSRTTSGSTTCPRRPRPFSGPELNQSWPGVVRKTPGHDNRTSGRIWWASQAVGSFIRCTCISCGIS; encoded by the coding sequence ATGGGTTTATGGGACACCATCTCCGACACGGCCCAGGACGTGAAGGCCGGGCTCATCGGCGGGGAGACGTCCGCGCAGGAGGAGGCACGCGAGCGTTCCGAGGCGGCGCAGGAGCACGGAGTCGAGGAACGGGAACGGATCGCGCAGGAGAGTCGGTCGCTCGAGCGCGGGGTGAGCGAGTTCGACCCGGCCTCGATCTCCACGTGTGAGAACTGGGCGGGCTACAGCCACCGCGAACTCTTCGACCGAAACCAGAAGCTCAACGAGGGCACGGCCAACGAGACCGCCGAGGCGTGGTCGGGTTTGGCCGGTGCGCTCCGCGAGATCGGCGGCAGCTACGCCAGCGGCCTACAGCAGAAGGTCCGTGGCGGCTGGGAAGGTGAAGCTGCGGACCAGGCCGCCGCTGTCGGCGACCCCTTGTCCCGGTGGATGGACAGCAGTTCGGACGCGTTCGAACTGACCGGCAACAAGGTCCGAGAAGCCTCCTCCGCCGCTGGGCAGACCAAGCAGATGGTTCCCGAACCGGAGGGCCACAACTACGCCCGCACCGCGGCGAACGTCGGTGCCGGAGCAGTGGTTCCGATGGTGGGCCCGGTGCTCGCAGGCGCCGATGCGGTCTCGCAGATGCGGGAACGGCAGGAAGCCGAACGCGGCGCGCAAGAGACGATGGGACGTGTGCTCGGCTCGACGTACAACAACGTCGACGCGCAGATGCCCGCGTACCAAGACATTCACGGCAAACCCGCGCCGCCTCCGCCGCCACCCCCGCCGGCGTCGATCAACCCACCGCCGCCGCCCGTCGATCCGGGCACGGTCGGTGGTTCGGGTGTGGGCGGTTCCGGTGGCGGCGCTGGCGGTGTCCAGGGTAGTTCCGCCGTCGGTACCGGTCCGAACCTCTCCGGTGGTCCGGCAGGCAGCAGCTCCGCGTGGGTGCCGGGTGGCTCCGGCGGCTCGGGAGCAGGCGGTTCGCCGATCGGACAGGGTCCGGGTGGTAGCGCCGGTTCGGGTGGCCCTGGTGGTGTCGGCGGCGTCTTCGGACCCGGCGGGGCCGGTGGTGGCCGAGGCGCCGGCGGCGGCCGCGGCGCGGGCGGCGGCCGCGGCGCGGGCGGCGGCCGCGGCGCGGGCGGACTCGGTGGTGCCGGACGTGCCGGGGGCGGAGCGGTGGCGCCGGTCGCGTCGGCGGTGGCGCCGCGGGTGGAGCCGGTGGCGCCGGTCGCGTCGGCGGTGGCGCCGCTGGTGGAGCCGGTGGCGCGGGTCGCGTCGGTGGCGGCGCGGCCGGTGGAGCCGGTGGTTCCGGTCAGCTCGGAGCCGGCGGACGCGCCGGAGTCGGCGGCATGGGCGGTGGTGCCGGTGGCGCAGGCGGCGCCGCTGGTGGCGCGGCCGGTGGTGCTGCAGGCGGTGCCGCACGCGGCGGTATGGGAGGCGCCATGGGTGGTGCCGGTGCGCGCGGCCAGGGCGGCGACGAGACCGAACACGAGCGCCCGAGCTGGCTCGAAGAGCAGGACGACATCTGGCTCGACGACATGCCCAAGACGGCCCCGCCCGTTTTCGGGGCCTGAGCTCAACCAGTCATGGCCGGGTGTCGTACGGAAGACACCCGGCCATGACAACAGAACATCGGGGAGGATCTGGTGGGCCTCGCAGGCCGTTGGCAGCTTCATCCGCTGCACCTGTATCTCGTGCGGTATTTCCTGA
- a CDS encoding DUF3558 family protein yields MSLFARLAGGVLASAALFAVASCGVSAEPDEAPQSAAPSENALSALDPCSVVPPEKLESLGYSSSGRPVNQLESEPGCRYRGEDASLRVYRNAEETVDSYSQSRSWEEYAPVNVGSREARRALTGEDKSVGGVCSLVISSGGGIIRLDGTRNDPTENFDACGELERVAQAIESDLPK; encoded by the coding sequence GTGAGTTTGTTTGCGCGACTTGCGGGTGGAGTGCTCGCGTCGGCAGCTTTGTTTGCCGTTGCGTCGTGTGGTGTATCTGCAGAGCCCGATGAGGCTCCTCAGTCCGCTGCTCCGTCTGAGAACGCCCTGTCTGCGTTGGATCCTTGTAGCGTGGTTCCTCCAGAGAAACTGGAGTCACTCGGGTACTCCAGCAGTGGTCGTCCAGTGAATCAGCTTGAGTCAGAACCGGGGTGCCGATACCGAGGTGAGGATGCGTCACTGCGCGTGTATCGGAATGCCGAGGAAACTGTCGACTCATACAGTCAGTCTCGATCATGGGAAGAATACGCGCCGGTCAACGTCGGCTCGCGTGAGGCGAGGCGAGCTTTGACCGGAGAGGACAAATCCGTCGGTGGTGTTTGCTCTCTCGTGATCTCTTCTGGCGGTGGGATAATCCGTTTGGACGGTACTCGCAACGACCCGACCGAAAACTTCGATGCGTGTGGTGAGCTTGAGCGGGTTGCTCAGGCCATTGAGTCGGACCTTCCGAAATAG
- a CDS encoding helix-turn-helix domain-containing protein: MIDSVDPVALRKRVGAELRRHRVGAGRTASEAADELGCSRGKISQMEAGLYRLQHRDVRDLLLFYGAVQADMDALVENVRTSGKPSWWAPYAEVVEDRFAFFLGSEGDAIREFVYEHSVVPELLQTPEYATALTRAQNRVAGDKHDLVAELRMVRQQRLHGRRPLALDVVVEEAALRRPIGGPEVHRAQLERLVEFSGLTNVSIQILPTAVGAHAGMDGKFVVLEFERYSPGVYLEAHPAVGTRYDVDDATLSATHLDIAAALQKQALSQRQSVAFVRDLLGELG; encoded by the coding sequence GTGATCGACAGCGTGGACCCGGTGGCGTTGCGCAAACGTGTGGGCGCGGAGTTGCGTCGGCACCGTGTGGGAGCAGGGCGCACCGCCAGTGAGGCCGCGGACGAACTCGGCTGTTCGCGGGGAAAAATCAGCCAGATGGAGGCCGGGCTCTACCGGCTGCAGCACCGGGACGTGCGCGATCTGCTGCTGTTTTACGGTGCGGTGCAGGCCGACATGGACGCGCTGGTCGAGAACGTGCGTACGTCGGGCAAGCCCAGCTGGTGGGCGCCGTACGCCGAGGTCGTCGAGGACCGGTTCGCGTTCTTCCTCGGCTCCGAGGGCGACGCGATTCGCGAGTTCGTCTACGAGCACTCCGTCGTCCCGGAGCTGCTTCAGACCCCGGAGTACGCGACCGCGTTGACCCGAGCCCAGAACCGTGTTGCCGGGGACAAGCACGATCTGGTCGCCGAGCTGCGGATGGTACGACAGCAACGCCTACACGGTCGTCGGCCTTTGGCGCTCGACGTGGTCGTGGAGGAAGCGGCGCTGCGACGGCCGATCGGGGGACCCGAGGTGCATCGGGCGCAACTTGAGCGACTCGTCGAGTTCTCCGGTCTGACGAACGTGAGCATCCAGATCCTGCCGACTGCGGTCGGCGCACACGCCGGTATGGACGGCAAGTTCGTCGTGCTCGAGTTCGAGCGGTACAGCCCCGGCGTGTACCTCGAAGCCCATCCGGCAGTGGGGACTCGGTACGACGTCGACGACGCTACTCTGTCTGCTACGCATCTCGATATCGCGGCTGCGCTGCAGAAACAAGCGTTGTCGCAGCGCCAGTCGGTCGCGTTCGTCCGCGACCTGCTCGGGGAGCTGGGGTAA